AATACTTCGGCCTGCGTCACGATCAGCGTGCGTCCCGCGCGGACGACGCTGCCCCGGGCAATCAGCTTGTCGCCATTGGCGGGCGCCAGAAGATTCAGCTTGTACTCGACCGTCAGAACCGACGCGCCCGCCGGCACAAGCGACATCGCGGCGTAACCGCCCGCCGAGTCGGCGATGGTACCGACCACGCCACCGTGAACGTAACCATGCTGCTGTTCGATGCCGTCCCAGTGCGGCACGTGAATCTCGGTTCTGCCCGCCTCCACCACAGGCAGCGTGGCGCGGATCAGATGCATGACGTTCTGGGATTGAAAGCTCGCCTGGACAGCTTCCACGAAGTTTGCGTTGGCGGGTGTCACCGTGCCGTCTCCTTTTGTGCGTTGTAGTGTGCGCAGGATTGTGGCATGGAAACCGCCTGGCGAGCCGGAGCGTCCCCGCTCCGCTACTCCTACTCCTACTCCTACTCCTCCAGCTTCAGCCCGGTCTTCACGACGAAGGCTTTCCAGCGTTCATACTGCTCGCGAGCGTAACGATCGAGCGCCGGACCATCGGTGGCCATCACCTCGAACCCTGCCTGCGTCAGCTTGCGGTGGGTCTCCGGATCATTAAGGGCGGCCTGGAAGTCGCTGGTCAGCTTGCGCGCCACGGCCGGTGGCGTGCCGGACGGCGCGAACACGCCAATCCACGAGTACGCCTCGAAGCCCGGGAATCCGGACTCCGCCACCGTCGGCACATCGGGCAGATCAGGCAGTCGGTTGGCGCCGGTCACAGCGAGGGGCTTGATGCGCCCCGCAGCGATCTGGCCCTTGAGCGCGGCGTAGCTCAGCAGCGTCAGGCTCGACACGTTCCCCAGCACGGCCTGCACAGCCGGCCCCCCGCCGGCGTAAGGCACGTGCAGCAGTTCCACCCCGGCCTGACGCTTCAAGTCCTCCGCGACGAGATGGTTCATCGAACCAAGACCGGTGGACGCGTAGCTGTACTGATTGGGCGCGCGCCGCGCGGCATCCAGGAATCCGCGCAGGTCCTTGCCGGGCACCGACGGATGGGCACCGATCACCAGTGGGAAACGCAGCGCCAGCGTGACACCGGAGAAATCCTTGAAGGTGTCATACGGCAGCCGGGATTTCGCGATGGGATTGATCGCATGGGTATCGAAGCTGATCAGCAAGGTGTTGCCGTCCGGCGCGGAGCGCGCCACGTACTGCGTCGCGACCTGACTCGCGGCGCCGGGACGGTTCTCCACCACCACGGGACGCCCTAACACCTCCGCCAACTTGGGCTGCACGATGCGCGCGGCGATATCCGTGCTGCCCCCGGGCGGGAAGGTGACGACGAGCTTCAATGGCGTTCCACTATCCGCCCAGGCGGAAGTCGGCAACATGCCGCCGGGCAGACACAGCGCGGACAGCGCGGCGATGACGGCAAGCCTGCCGCGTTGCGCGCGCGGCATCCCGCCAGAAGCGGCCGGCGTGGTTTGCCGGCGCGAGGAGAAACAAGGGAACAGCATGGTACGGCCCTCCTGTCATCCAGATGCAAAGCAGATATCGACTCAGCCCATCCACTGGCTGACCGGTGCCGCGGCATCCTGCAACTCCTGCGTGATGACGTCCACCAGCGCGGGACCGTCATGCTCCAGCGCGGCGCGAATGGCTGCGTCGAGCATCGCGGGATCTTCCACGCGCCACGCGCGCACGCCAAAGGCCTCGGCCACGCGCGCGTGATCGGTGCGGCTGAAATCCACGGAGAAGTAGCGGCGGTCGTAGCCGGCCTTCTGGCTCGCCTTGATCCAGCCGAACACCGAGTTCGAGAACACGATCATCTTCAGCGGGATGCGGCGGCGTACCAGCGTTTCCATCTCGCCGCAGGTAAAGCCGAAACTGCCATCGCCCATCACGGAGACAACCGTGGTGCCAGGGCGACCCAGCGAAGCGCCGATACCGGCCGCCAGCGAGAAACCCAGCGCACCATGCGCGCGATTGGTGATGAACTGCCGGCCGGCGCGTCGGCTCTCGTGATAGGCGGAGAAATACGGGCAAGGTGTGCCAGGGTCCGCCACCACGATGGCGTCCTCGGGCAAGAGGCGGTTGAGCGTATCGACCACGCGCTCGGGCTTGATCGGCCGCTCCAGCGAGGCCGCCAGCGGTGCGAAGCTCGCACGCTTGGCCGCGCGCGCGACTTCCACCAGCGCGCGCCCGTCGGCGGTATCGGCACGGCGCATCGGCAGTCGGTCACGCACTGCGGCGTTCAACATGCGAAGGGCCAGCAAGGCATCGCCCACCATACCAACGTCGGTGTTGTAGTTGGCCGCGATCACCATTGGATCGATGTCGATATGCAGGATCGGCACGTTGCGGCCGGGGAAGCGCCAGTGCTCGGTGGTGGTGGAGCCGGCGCGGCAACCGATAAACAGCACGACATCGGCATTGGCCACCAGATCGCGGGTGGCCGGGATGCCGCCATTGGCGCCTACCACGCCGGCGTTGAGCGGGTGCGTATCGGCCAGGCTGCCCTGGCCGCTGACCGTGGTGCACACCGGCGCGTTGAGCGAGGTCGCGAGCGTGTCCAGCTCAGCGCAGGCGCCCGAAATCACCACGCCACCGCCGCAGATGATCAGCGGCGCGCGCGCTTCGGTCAGACGGCGCGCGGCGCGATCGACCTCGTCGGGGTCCGGCGCGTAGCGCAGCGCCGGGAAACGATCGTGACCGGCCTGAGCCCAGATCCCGGCCGGGTCCACGTCATGCTTCTGAACGTCATAGGGGAGGCACAGATGCGCCGAACCCGGCTTGCCGGTCGTCATGGCGCGGAAGGCAGCGCGCACGGCGTCGGGAATCTGATCGGCACGGTCGATCGTGGTGTTCCACTTGGTCAGTGGCCGATACAGGGATTCCTGGTCCAGCTCGGTCAGGGGGTATTTGCCGCGCGAGTTGACGGATACATCGGACGTAATGCCCAGCACCGGCACCGACGATTCATTGGCCTCCACCAGCCCCGGCAACAGATATGTGGCGCCTCCTCCACTCGGACCCTCACACACGCCGACCTTGCCCGTGACGCGGGCGTAGGCGTCCGCCATGTACGCGGCGCTGCGCTCGTCGCGCGCCAGCACGTGGTCCATGCCATGGTCCAGACGGGCCAGAGCATCGTAAAAAGGCAGGCTGGTATCGCCACACAAGCCAAAAATGTGCTTCACACCGTTGAGCTGGAGCATACGCACCATCGCTTCGGCGCCGTTCATCTTGGTCATCCGCTTGATCTCCATTGATCGGCCGGGTGAAGGAAGCGCCGGCGTCCGATGGAGCATACTCGAAAGAATACTTTTAAGTATACTTAATCGTATGCAAGAATCCGGACAGCAATTGCCGATGCCGGG
This genomic interval from Cupriavidus metallidurans CH34 contains the following:
- a CDS encoding Bug family tripartite tricarboxylate transporter substrate binding protein, giving the protein MLFPCFSSRRQTTPAASGGMPRAQRGRLAVIAALSALCLPGGMLPTSAWADSGTPLKLVVTFPPGGSTDIAARIVQPKLAEVLGRPVVVENRPGAASQVATQYVARSAPDGNTLLISFDTHAINPIAKSRLPYDTFKDFSGVTLALRFPLVIGAHPSVPGKDLRGFLDAARRAPNQYSYASTGLGSMNHLVAEDLKRQAGVELLHVPYAGGGPAVQAVLGNVSSLTLLSYAALKGQIAAGRIKPLAVTGANRLPDLPDVPTVAESGFPGFEAYSWIGVFAPSGTPPAVARKLTSDFQAALNDPETHRKLTQAGFEVMATDGPALDRYAREQYERWKAFVVKTGLKLEE
- a CDS encoding PaaI family thioesterase; this translates as MHLIRATLPVVEAGRTEIHVPHWDGIEQQHGYVHGGVVGTIADSAGGYAAMSLVPAGASVLTVEYKLNLLAPANGDKLIARGSVVRAGRTLIVTQAEVFAVEGPKETLCALMQQTIMVMQGKAEK
- a CDS encoding thiamine pyrophosphate-binding protein, whose translation is MTKMNGAEAMVRMLQLNGVKHIFGLCGDTSLPFYDALARLDHGMDHVLARDERSAAYMADAYARVTGKVGVCEGPSGGGATYLLPGLVEANESSVPVLGITSDVSVNSRGKYPLTELDQESLYRPLTKWNTTIDRADQIPDAVRAAFRAMTTGKPGSAHLCLPYDVQKHDVDPAGIWAQAGHDRFPALRYAPDPDEVDRAARRLTEARAPLIICGGGVVISGACAELDTLATSLNAPVCTTVSGQGSLADTHPLNAGVVGANGGIPATRDLVANADVVLFIGCRAGSTTTEHWRFPGRNVPILHIDIDPMVIAANYNTDVGMVGDALLALRMLNAAVRDRLPMRRADTADGRALVEVARAAKRASFAPLAASLERPIKPERVVDTLNRLLPEDAIVVADPGTPCPYFSAYHESRRAGRQFITNRAHGALGFSLAAGIGASLGRPGTTVVSVMGDGSFGFTCGEMETLVRRRIPLKMIVFSNSVFGWIKASQKAGYDRRYFSVDFSRTDHARVAEAFGVRAWRVEDPAMLDAAIRAALEHDGPALVDVITQELQDAAAPVSQWMG